One Ranitomeya variabilis isolate aRanVar5 chromosome 5, aRanVar5.hap1, whole genome shotgun sequence DNA window includes the following coding sequences:
- the GADD45GIP1 gene encoding large ribosomal subunit protein mL64, whose translation MALPMQRCWAGLRALTLPWPAAGYHARPRIWGLGGIYKPDPNDPETKPWHKGPQYEAKLYGRHGSASGVKPESLWPSPEQLRAVEEEEKEWCPSLREMQERLEAKDRELARQEKERARLIAANMAKMPKMVEEWRRAKKEAKQKERDEKARKQRLLALAREKFGIQVDFRSAKFQEMVKDLEKEDKKKMKAVKRKQREEERAAMAELLSAATSGAQPAPPVSDTSG comes from the exons ATGGCGCTGCCCATGCAGAGGTGCTGGGCCGGGCTGCGGGCACTGACCTTACCCTGGCCGGCGGCGGGTTACCATGCCAGGCCGAGGATTTGGGGGCTAGGGGGCATCTATAAGCCTGACCCTAATGACCCAGAGACCAAGCCCTGGCATAAAGGGCCGCAGTATGAGGCCAAGCTGTACGGCCGCCATGGCAGCGCCTCTGGGGTGAAACCTGAGAGTCTGTGGCCGAGTCCCGAGCAGCTCCGggctgtggaggaagaggagaaggaatgGTGCCCGAGCCTGAGGGAGATGCAGGAGCGGCTGGAGGCCAAAGACCGGGAGCTGGCGCGGCAGGAGAAGGAGAG GGCTCGGCTGATAGCGGCCAACATGGCAAAAATGCCCAAGATGGTGGAGGAGTGGCGCAGGGCAAAGAAGGAAGCAAAGCAGAAAGAACGAGACGAGAAAGCCCGTAAGCAACGTCTCTTGGCCCTCGCCCGTGAGAAGTTTGGCATCCAAGTAGATTTCCGTAGTGCTAAGTTCCAAGAGATGGTGAAGGACCTGGAGAAGGAGGACAAAAAGAAAATGAAGGCTGTGAAGAGGAAGCAAAGGGAAGAAGAGAGGGCAGCAATGGCGGAGCTTCTAAGTGCAGCCACTTCAGGCGCTCAGCCGGCTCCTCCGGTGTCCGATACCTCAGGGTGA